The region GCATCGCTTCCTGAGAAAGCAGGTTTTGTTTATCCAGACCGGCTGCCAGACGCACTTTGCGCTTAATTCTGGCGAGGGTCTGGATACTGCCTGCCACCTCACGAACAACCAGCATGTGAAAGCTGTTAGAGCCCAGATCAATCGCTGCATACAGTGAGGTGGAACTTAACATAGGTTATCAGCCCGGACGTTTACGGTTGCTACGTGGTGCACTGCTGCGACGTGAAGACGAATTACTGTTGCGGCGCGGGCCGTTACCGGTGCGCGAGCGGGCAAGACGTTTTGCAGGAGGCAAATCAGTTAACAGCGCATCGCTGTTGTATTTACTCACCGGAATGCTGTGGCCGGTATAGGTTTCTATCGCTGGCAGATTCAGGGCATATTCTTCACACGCCAGGCTGATGGAATGACCACTCAGACCCGCACGGCCGGTACGGCCAATGCGATGCACGTAGTCTTCACAGTCGTCAGGCAAGTCATAGTTAAAGACGTGTGTCACGGCAGGAATGTGCAAACCACGGGCAGCAACGTCGGTCGCAACCAGAATATCCAGCGTGCCTTTAGTGAAGTCTTCCAGAACGCGAAGGCGTTTTTTCTGCGGGACGTCACCGGTCAGCAAACCGACGCGGTGTCCGTCGGCAGCCAGATGGCCCCAGACATCTTCACAACGGTGTTTGGTGTTTGCAAAAATAATGCAACGATCCGGCCATTCCTCTTCAATCAGCGTCTGTAACAGGCGCATTTTTTCTTCATTTGAAGGATAGAACAGCTCTTCCTGAATACGGTGGCCCGTTTTTTGTTCCGGTTCGATCTCAATCGACTCGGCATTATTCATGTTTTCGAACGCCAGTTCTTTCACACGATAGGAAAGCGTTGCTGAGAACAGCATGTTCAGGCGTTGATTAGCAGGAGGCATCCGGCGGAACAACCAGCGGATATCTTTGATGAAGCCCAGATCGAACATACGGTCTGCTTCATCCAGTACCACCACCTGGATCGCGCCCAGGTCGATGTGGTTCTGTTTAGTGTAATCGATTAAACGGCCGGTGGTTCCGATCAGGATGTCCACGCCGCTTTCCAGCACTTTAAGCTGTTTGTCGTAACCGTCGCCGCCATACGCCAGACCTAATTTCAGCCCGGTAGATTCAGATAATGCTTCGGCGTCGGAGTGAATCTGCACCGCGAGTTCACGCGTAGGTGCCATGATCAAGGCACGCGGCTGGTTAGTCTGACGACCTTCCGCAGCAGGGTGAGAAAGCAGATAATGGAAAGTAGACGCTAAAAAAGCCAGCGTCTTGCCGGTACCGGTTTGCGCCTGACCTGCAACATCACGCCCAGCGAGCGTGATTGGCAATGCCAATGCCTGAATAGGAGTACAGTAATGGAACCCTTTCTTTTCAAGGGCTTCTACTGCCAGCGGGTGCAGGGCGAAGTCGGAAAACTTCTGTTCGGTCAAGTGTGTTTTGCTCATAGTGTGGTAGAATATCAGCTAACTATTGCTTTACGAAAGCGTATCCGGTGAAATAAAGTCAACCTGATGTTGGTTAATGCTACATCAACAAGGTAAAGATAATCCTTTGGAGTAAACATGAGCGATAAAATTATTCACCTGACCGATGACAGTTTCGACAACGACGTATTGAAAGCCGAAGGGCTGGTGCTGGTCGATTTTTGGGCAGAGTGGTGCGGACCATGTAAGATGATCGCTCCAATTCTGGATGAAATTGCCACTGAGTTCGAAGGCAAGCTGACCATCGCGAAACTGAATATCGACGAAAACCCAGGTACTGCACCTAAATACGGCATCCGTGGTATTCCTACCCTGCTGTTATTTAAAGGCGGCGAAGTCGCAGCAACTAAAGTTGGCGCACTGTCGAAAGGTCAGCTGAAAGAGTTCTTAACAGCTAATCTGTAATCGGTCGGGATGACCCAAGCCAGGTGTTTAGCGGGCTGTCGTGTTTTTCACATTGTCCGCTAGACGCCTGTCAAGAAGCGTGCTAAGTTTACGCTTACTGCAAATAGAGCTTACCTGTAGTTTGATTCTTACGTTTTACTCTGTTGTGTCAAAAACATCTGCCTATAAAGTTTCTTTGAATAATAATTAAATTGAACTGGCACTGTGCTTGACCATCTAACGGTTTTGACAAAATCGGCTTTAAGACACCTTCAATATCAGCACTATCCCTCAAGAATCGCCCGCGAGCGACTACCTGCGGCTGGATTTCCGGGCTGTTATTTAAGTGTCATACAATAAACAGGCATGGATGACCCTGCCATACCCATTCACGACAGATGTTCGAGACATACCCCGAGTTTAAGAACCCACCATTATGAATCTTACCGAATTAAAGAATACGCCGGTCTCTGACCTGATTGCACTCGGCGAAAATATGGGACTGGAAAACCAGGCCCGCATGCGCAAGCAAGACATTATCTTTTCAATATTGAAGCAGCATGCGAAAAGCGGAGAAGACATCTTCGGTGATGGCGTACTGGAGATATTGCAGGATGGATTTGGTTTCCTCCGCTCCGGAGACAGTTCCTACCTCGCAGGCCCCGACGACATCTACGTATCTCCAAGCCAAATCCGCCGCTTCAACCTTCGTACTGGCGACACCATTTCCGGTAAAATCCGCCCACCTAAAGAAGGTGAACGTTATTTTGCCCTGTTGAAAGTTAACGAAGTTAACTACGACAAACCAGAAAACGCCCGCAGCAAAATCCTGTTTGAAAACTTAACCCCTCTGCATGCAAATTCACGTCTGCGTATGGAACGGGGTAACGGTTCAACAGAAGATTTGACCGCTCGCGTACTGGACTTAGCGTCTCCAATTGGCCGTGGCCAACGTGGTCTGATTGTTGCGCCGCCGAAAGCCGGTAAAACCATGCTGCTGCAAAACATCGCGACCAGCATTGCGTATAACCACCCTGATTGCGTACTGATGGTTCTGCTGATTGACGAACGTCCGGAAGAAGTGACCGAGATGCAGCGTCTGGTGAAAGGCGAAGTTATCGCTTCCACCTTTGACGAACCGGCATCCCGACACGTTCAGGTCGCCGAAATGGTGATCGAGAAGGCGAAGCGTCTGGTTGAGCATAAGAAAGATGTGATCATTCTGCTGGACTCCATTACCCGCCTGGCACGTGCTTACAATACCGTGGTACCGGCTTCAGGCAAGGTACTGACCGGTGGTGTGGACGCCAACGCCTTGCACCGTCCAAAACGTTTCTTCGGTGCTGCGCGTAACGTGGAAGAGGGCGGCAGCCTGACCATCATCGCTACTGCGCTGGTCGATACCGGTTCTAAAATGGATGAAGTTATCTATGAAGAATTTAAAGGTACCGGTAACATGGAATTACATCTGGCGCGTAAAATCGCTGAAAAACGTGTATTCCCTGCCATCGACTACAACCGCTCTGGTACCCGTAAAGAAGAGCTGTTGACCACTTCTGAAGAACTGCAAAAAATGTGGATCCTGCGTAAAATCATTCATCCGATGGGTGAGATTGATGCGATGGAATTCCTCATCAACAAGCTTGCAATGACTAAGACAAATGACGACTTCTTCGACATGATGAAACGTTCGTAATTTGGTGTAACGTCAGATCAACGCCACGCACAGTCGTGGCGTTTTTTGCTTTTGGTGGCTACCATAATGCTACTTTGGGAAGATTGTCAGACTATTCGGATAATAGCTGATGGTTTTCCACGTGCCCTTTCTTTACTTTGTCGGTTGATTGCCCAAGAAATGGCAGCAGATAAGGTCTTGCCCGAGACAAAACCATAACTGCCACCATAGGATATGATTTAAGGCTGTGAGGTTTATGATGCTTTCGACTCCACACACCTTATTTTTGCAGAAGAGAATTCTTAACTGTGAATTTACTCAATATGAGTACTGAGCTAGCTGTTGTTTTCGTATTTTCATTCCTCTTTTTATTCGTTGCCCGGAAGGTAGCGAATAAAATCGGACTTGTTGATAAGCCAAATTTTCGTAAGCGTCACCAGGGACTGATCCCACTGGTGGGTGGGATCTCTGTATTTGCTGGCGTTTGCTTTGCCTTTCTGATCACCAGTTATACCATCCCCCATGGCTATCTTTACCTTGCCTGCGCCGGACTACTGGTATTAGTCGGTGGTCTGGATGACCGTTTCGATATCAGTGTCAAAACCCGGGCGATGGTTCAGGCTGTGGTCGCTGTTGCGATGATGAGTTTTGCTAACCTCACCCTTCGCAGCCTCGGACATCTGATTGGTCCCTGGGAAATGGTATTAGGCCCGTTTGGCTATCTTGTCACCCTGTTTGCCGTTTGGGCTGCTATTAATGCCTTCAACATGGTCGACGGTATTGATGGCTTACTGGGTGGCTTGTCTTGTGTCAGCTTTGGCTCGTTAGGCATTATCATGTACGACAGCGGACACATGGAACTCGCGTTTTGGTGCTTCGCGATGATTGCCGCGATCATCCCCTATATTTTACTCAATCTGGGTGTTTTAGGGCCCCGTTACAAAGTCTTTATGGGTGACGCTGGCAGCACGCTGATAGGGTTTACTGTCATCTGGATCCTCCTGCAAAGTACGCAAGGTGAATCTCATCCGATGAATCCGGTGACGGCACTTTGGCTTATCGCTATTCCCCTGATGGACATGGTTGCCATCATGTACCGACGCCTTCGCAAAGGAATGAGCCCGTTCTCAGCGGATCGTCAGCACATTCATCATTTGATCATGCGTGCAGGTTTTACTTCTCGCCAGGCTTTCGTCTTAATTACCGTCGCTGCCGCCATTCTGGCGGGGATTGGCGTGGTGGGCGAACATCTGAGTTTTGTTCCCGAATGGATAATGCTGGCTTTATTCTTCGTTGCCTTCCTGGTGTACGGCATTTGCATCAAGCACGCCTGGCGCGTGGCGCGGTTTATTAAACGGGTTAAAAGACGTTTGCGCCGTTCCTCTAATCAATAATCACTCTTTTAAGCAAGGGCATACTGGCTGTGGATAAACCAGAAATGATGAGAAACCAGAACGAACACGCCATTGAGAACGAGCTTGATATCCGTGGGTTGTGCTGCACTTTATGGAACGGAAAATTCTGGATTGCAGGTCTGGCGATACTCTTTGCCTTAATCGCCCTGGGCTCGTCTTACCTGATGAAACAGGAGTGGAGTTCCACGGCGATCACGGATCGACCTACGGTCAATAATCTTTCGTCCTATTTCTCGCAGGCACAGTTTCTGCGTAATTTGGATGTGCATAACGCGCCGCAGTCAGACGCCAGCAGGCCACCCATTTCTGATGAAGCCTACAACGAGTTTGTCATGCAACTCGCGGCTTATGACACCCGCCGGGATTTCTGGCTGCATAGCCCTTATTACAAGCAACGTCAGGAAAATGATGCGCGTGCTGATGCCGTTCTGCTGGATGAAATGATCAATGACATTCAGTTTACTGCCCGTGATGTACCGAAAGTGCCGAACGATATTGTGAAACTCACTGCGGAAAACGCGGCTGATGCTAATAAGCTTTTGCGCCAGTATGTCGATTTTGCCAGCCAGCGTGCTGCACAGCATCTGTATGATGAACTGGAAGGTGCGTGGGCGGCACGAACGCAGTCAATGAAAGCGCAGGTCAAACGTCAGAAAGAAGTTGCTCAGACTATTTTCAAGCGCACCACGCATAATACTGAGCAGGCACTGAAGATTGCTCAGCAGCAAAACATTCATAAAAGTGTGACTGACACGCCCGCTGAAGAATTACCGGATTCCGATATGTTCCTGCTGGGTGTGCCCATGCTCAAGGCCCGTCTTGAATTACTGCAAGCATCCGGTCCGGGGTATGATCTGGACTACGATCAGAACCGTGCGATGCTGTCGACCCTCAACGTCGGGCCAACGCTTACGGCAAAATTCCAGACTTATCGTTATTTGAGAACGCCTGAAGAACCTGTAAAACGTGACAGCCCGCGCCGGGCATTACTGATGATTATGTGGGGCATTGTCGGTGGTTTAATCGGGGCTGGTGTTGCCCTGACTCGCCGTAAAAATAAGAGAAACACATTGTGAAAGTGTTGACGATTTTCGGCACTCGTCCGGAGGCCATCAAAATGGCCCCGCTGGTGCTTGCTTTGTCGCAGGATGCGGCTTTTGAATCTAAAGTTTGTGTGACGGCTCAACACCGTGAAATGCTCGATCAAGTATTGCGCCTCTTTGAAATTACTCCGGATTATGATCTCAACATCATGAAACCAGGGCAGGGTCTGACAGAAATTACCAGCCGGATCCTGACCGGGCTTAAGCCTGTTCTGGATGAGTTCAGGCCTGACATTGTGCTGGTTCATGGTGATACCACCACGACGTTATCCGCCAGCCTTGCGGCGTTTTATCACCAGATCCCCGTCGGGCACGTTGAAGCAGGCCTGCGTACCGGAGATCTGTCTTCTCCGTGGCCGGAAGAAGGTAATCGCCTGTTAACAGGCCATCTGGCGAAATGGCACTTTGCGCCCACCGAGAATGCCAGTGCCAATTTGCAGCGGGAAAATATTGCCGGAGAGAATATTTTTGTCACTGGAAATACGGTGATTGATGCACTGCTCTGGGTTCGCGACCGCTTTAATAGCGATGCCTCGCTGGCACAGCAACTGGCTGATAACTATCCATTTCTTGATGTGAACAAAAAGCTGATTTTAGTGACGGGCCACCGCCGTGAAAGTTTTGGCGAAGGCTTCGAGCGGATTTGCTCTGCCCTGGCGGAAATTGCGTGCAAGCACCCTGACGTACAAATTGTTTATCCGGTGCATCTCAACCCCAATGTCAGCGAGCCGGTGAACCGCATTCTGCAAAGCATCGACAATATCGTGCTGATCGACCCTCAGGACTACCTGCCATTCGTTTACCTGATGGATAAAGCCTATCTGATCCTGACCGATTCCGGTGGTGTGCAGGAAGAAGCGCCTTCACTGGGCAAGCCCGTGCTGGTGATGCGTGAAACCACAGAACGTCCGGAAGCGGTTGATGCCGGAACAGTCCGGCTGGTGGGTACAAATCCCGCTAAAATAGTCGAGGAAGTGAACCGTCTGCTGAACGATGAAAACGAATACAACAGCATGAGCCGGGCGCACAATCCTTACGGCGACGGGCATGCCTGCCGCCACATTCTTGACGCATTGAAAAATCATTGGGTATCACAATGAGTTTTAACACTATCTCTGTTATCGGACTGGGCTACATCGGTCTGCCAACCGCCGCCGCTTTTGCCTCACGCCAGAAAAAGGTGGTGGGTGTTGATATCAATCAGCATGCCGTGGAGACGATTAACCGCGGTGCGATCCACATTGTTGAACCCGATCTCGACCTTCTGGTCAGACAGGCGGTTGATGCGGGATTTTTGCGGGCAGTGACTCAGCCTGAACCTGCGGATGCTTTCCTGATCGCTGTCCCGACGCCATTTAAGGGCGATCATTTACCGGATATGAAATTCGTCGAATCTGCGGCACGTTCTTTGGCGCCGGTTCTGAAAAAAGGCGATCTGATCATTCTGGAGTCCACGTCACCAGTGGGTGCGACAGAGCAAATGGCCGCCTGGCTGGCAGAAGTCCGCCCTGACCTGAGCTTCCCTCAGCAGGCCGGTGAGCAATCCGATATCAATATTGCCTATTGCCCGGAGCGCGTGTTGCCAGGGCAGGTGATGGTTGAACTGATTAAAAATGACCGCGTGATTGGTGGCATGACATCAGTTTGTTCACGGCGTGCCAGCGATTTGTATAACATTTTTCTCGAAGGCGAATGTGTTATTACCCACTCCCGCACTGCCGAAATGTGCAAGCTGACGGAAAACAGTTTCCGTGACGTAAACATTGCCTTTGCTAACGAATTGTCGCTGATTTGCGATGCGCAGGGCATTAACGTCTGGGAACTGATCAGCCTGGCGAACCGCCATCCGCGGGTAAATATTTTGCAGCCGGGGCCGGGTGTGGGCGGGCATTGTATTGCGGTTGATCCGTGGTTCATTGTTGCGCAAAACCCTGAGCTGGCAAGAATTATCCGCACGGCGCGTGAAGTGAACGACAGCAAACCGCACTGGGTGGTGGAGCGCGTGAAAGCGGCACTGGCAGATTGCCTGACTACCACGGGCAAACGTGCAGCCGACATCAAAATCGCCTGCTTTGGTCTGGCGTTTAAACCGAATATTGACGATCTCCGTGAAAGCCCGGCAGTGGAAGTGACGCACCTGATTGCCGACTGGCACGCCGGAGAAACCTGGGCGGTTGAGCCTAATGTGCATCAGCTTCCTGCTTCTCTGGCGGACAAAGTGACGTTACATCCCCTTGATCGCGCGCTGGAAGAAGCCGATCTGCTGGTGATGTTAGTCGATCACAAGCCGTTCAAAGCGATCCCTGCTGATCAGGTCCGGCAGTCATGGATTGTGGATACCAAAGGCGTATGGCGATAAACCTGCCTTTGCACGGCAATATCGCCCCGCTCGAATGGGAGAGTGATTTCTTCCAGCTCAACAGTGCGCGTCTGACGCCAGAGGCCTCTGCCGGTGAAATCACGCCGCAGAGGCTGGAACAATATGCGCTGGTGCAGTCGAAAGTGGATGCGTCACAAACGCACACGCTGGACGCACTTTCTGCGCTGGGTTTCCGGCTGGCAGAAGGTGAAACGGACATTTGTGTCGCGGTGACGACGCAAGATAATGCGCTGATGGCCGGGCGTCTGGCGGTACCGGACAATATTGCGGATGTGACCGCGATTGCCCGTCAGGCTTTTCATCTCAGCCGTTTTCGCGCGCCCTGGTATCAGCCTGATGACAGCGCCCGTTTCTATGCGATGTGGTCGGAAAAGGCGGTGCTGGGTACGTTCGACCATCTTTGTCTTTGGGCCGATGACGAGCAGGGCAATGCGCTGGGTTTTGTCACCTTGCGTCGTATTTCGCAAGACGAAGCAAGAATTGGCCTGCTGGCTGTCAGACCTGAATATCAGGGGCAGGGAGCGGGCAAAAAGTTAATGGCGGCTGCGAAAAAATGGTGTGCTGAACAGGGCGTGTCGCGAATGTATGTGGCCACGCAAACCGGCAATATCGCGGCCTTAAATCTTTATCTCGCCAGCGGTGGCAAAGTTATCCGCACGGCGTACTGGTTGTACAGGTGAAACGATGATCCCTTTTAATGCGCCACCGATTGCGGGTACTGAAATTGATTTCATGCGCGAGGCAATGAACAGCGGCAAACTGTGCGGTGACGGCGGGTTTACCCTGCGCTGCCAGAAATGGTTTGAACAGCGTTTCAACTGTCCGAAAGTTTTGCTCACGCCGTCCTGTACGGCCTCGCTGGAAATGGCCGCGTTGCTGCTGGATATTCAGCCCGGCGACGAAGTGATTATGCCGAGCTTCACGTTTGTTTCGACGGCCAATGCGTTCGTTTTGCGCGGTGCGAAGATCGTGTTTGTGGATGTCCGCCCGGATACCATGAATATCGACGAAACCCTGATTGAAGCGGCTATCACGGAGAAAACGAAAGTGATTGTCCCGGTGCATTACGCGGGCGTGGCCTGTGAAATGGACACCATTATGGCGCTCGCCGAAAAACATCATCTGTTTGTGGTGGAAGATGCGGCGCAGGGCGTGATGTCGACCTACAAAGGCAAAGCGCTGGGCACGATCGGCCATATCGGTTGCTTCAGTTTCCATGAAACCAAGAATTACACGGCGGGCGGCGAAGGCGGTGCCACGCTGATTAATGATCCGGCCCTGATTGATCGTGCTGAAATCATTCGTGAAAAAGGCACCAACCGCAGCCAGTTCTTCCGCGGTCAGGTGGATAAATACACCTGGCGCGACATTGGTTCCAGCTATCTGATGTCCGATTTGCAGGCTGCGTATCTGTGGGGAAATCTGGATGCGGCTGAAAAGATTAATCAGCGCCGTCTGGCAATCTGGAATCAGTATTATGAGGTGTTGCAGGATCTGGCCGATGCAGGCCGCATTCAGTTGCCTTCGGTTCCACAAGATTGTGTGCAAAACGCCCATATGTTCTATGTGCGCCTGAACGATATCGACGACCGCGATGCCTTTATTCGTCACATGAAAGCGGCCGATATTCTCACCGTATTCCATTACATCCCGCTGCATGCTTGTCCGGCGGGCGAAAATTTTGGTCGTTTCGCGGGTGTCGATCGTTTCACGACAAAAGAGAGTGAGCGGCTGGTGCGTTTACCGTTGTTTTACAACATGACCGATGACACGCAGCGCGTCGTGATTGCGGCCATGCTGCAATATTTCGCCTGATATGTCGCTGGCAAAAGCATCAGTCTGGACCGCCGGTTCTACGCTGATTAAAATTGGTGCCGGGTTGCTGGTGGTGAAATTGCTGGCCGTAACCTTCGGCCCTGAAGGCGTGGGGCAGGCAGGCAATTTCCGCCAGCTCGTAACCGTACTTGGCGTTCTGTCCGGTGCAGGTATTTTCAATGGTATAACCAAATACGTTGCCGAATATCATCAGGATCCTGAGCGGCTTAAAGCCGTACTCGGCACGTCGTCTTCGCTGATTTTGGGTTTCTCGACGCTGCTGGCCACCATCTTTTTGCTGGCCGCCGGGCCCATCAGTGTCGGGTTGTTCGGGCACGATCGCTATCAGGCCGTTGTCCGGGCCGTGGCCTTTATCCAGATGGGCATTGCTTACGCCAACTACTTTCAGGCCATCCTGAAAGGTTATCGTGATGCGATGGGTAATGCGCTGGCCGTGATTGGCGGCAGTCTGATTGGTTTACTGGCCTATCTGTTGTGTTTCAAACTGGGTGGCTATGAAGGCGCGCTGGCCGGGCTGGCGCTGGTGCCTGCACTGGTAATACTCCCTGCGGGTGGCATGGTGTGGCGACGAAAATCCTTTCCGCTGGCCTACTTAAAACCGGGCTGGGATCGCTTTATCGCCAGCCATTTGGGGAAATTTACCCTGATGGCGCTGATCACGTCTGTTACGTTGCCCGTGGCGTATGTGATGATGCGAAATCTGCTGGCGGAGCATTACAGCTGGAAGGATGTGGGGATCTGGCAGGGCGTCAGCAGTATTTCTGATGCCTATTTGCAGTTTATCACCGCTTCTTTCAGCGTGTATTTATTGCCGACGTTATCGCGCATGACTGACAAACGCGATGTCTCGCGTGAAATCGTTAAGTCGCTAAAATTTGTTCTGCCCGCCGTGGCGGCCGTCAGTTTTACTGTCTGGCTGCTGCGCGACTTCGCCATCTGGTTGCTGTTTTCAACACAATTTATCGCAATGCGCGATTTGTTTGCCTGGCAGTTAGTCGGTGACGTACTGAAAGTCGGCTCGTATGTTTTTGGCTATCTGGTGATTGCGAGAGCGTCTCTGCGCTTTTACGTGCTGACTGAAATCAGCCAGTTTGCGTTACTGACGGGTTTTTCACATTGGTTGATCCCGATACGGGGTTCCCTTGGCGCCGCGCAAGCGTATATGGCGACGTATGTCGTTTATTTCGCCCTGTGCTGTACCGTATTTGTTATTTATCGTAGACGAGCATGACAACGCTGATTCACGTTTTGGGATCTGACATTCCCCACCATAATGTCACCGTGCTGCGCTTTTTTAATGATGTTCTGGCCGAATGTGCGCCTGAAAAGCTGATTTATCATTTTATGGTGGCGGCAGCGGATGCATCAGCATTTGCTGAATTCACTCGTCTGGATATTCGTGTTTACCCGGACAAAAAATCGCTGGCCGATGCGGTTATTTCCCGCGCCCAGGATCGCACACATCACTTCTTCTTCCATGGTCAGTTCAACCCGACGCTCTGGCTGGCGCTGCTGACCGGCAAAATTAAGTCGCAACAGGCCAGCTGGCACATCTGGGGTGCCGATCTTTATGAATCGGCAGGTGGTCTGAAATTCCGTCTGTTCTATCTGATGCGTCGTCTGGCACAGGGACGTATCGGCCATGTTTTCGCTACCCGCGGCGATCTGATTTATTTCCATCAGCGACATCCGCGTGTACCGTCCTCATTACTGTATTTTCCGACGCGCATGGATCCGTCACTGACGCTTCCAGCCGGTCAGCCTGAACCGACAGGGCCGATGACGGTGCTGGTCGGCAATTCCGGTGACCGCACTAACCGACATATTGAAGCGCTGCGTTCGTTGCATCAGCAGTTTGGTGCGGATATCCGGGTGATTATCCCGATGGGGTATCCGGCCAATAATCATGCGTACATCGACCAGGTGCACAGTGAAGCGTTGAAACTGTTTGCGCCCGAAAACATTGAAGTGATGACTGGCTCGATGCCTTTTGCTGATTATCTTGATGTGCTGCGCCGTTGCTCGCTGGGGTATTTTATTTTCGACCGCCAGCAGGGTATCGGGACGCAGTGTTTGCTGATTCAGTTCGGCGTGCCGTTTGTGGTCAGCCGTCAGAACCCGTTCTGGCAGGATTTGGCGGAGCAAAATCTGCCGGTACTGTTTTATGGTGATGCGCTGGATGCCAGAACCGTGGCCGAAGCGCGCCGTCAGTTGCTGAACACGGATCGGGAGAATATCGCCTTCTTCAACCCGAATTACATCGCGGGCTGGCAACAGGCATTACTGCTGGCGGCAGGAGAAACATCATGACAATGGCACAGCTTGGCGGCCTGTCTGTCGTTTATGCGTTCTCGCTGTTGTTCATTCTGACGCTGACTTATAAAGAATTCCGCCGCGTACGTTTTAACTTCAACGTCCTGTTTTCGCTGTTGTATCTGCTGACATTTTATTTTGGTTTTCCGCTGACCTGTCTGCTGGTTTTCCAGTTCGATGTCAACGTCGTACCGGTTGAAAACCTGTTACAGGCGATGCTGGCCGCAACCTGTTTTTACGGTATTTATTATGTCAGCTATAAAACGCGGCTCAGGGCGAAACATGAAGGCCCGTCCCGCCCGCTGTTTACGATGAACCGTGTCGAAACCCATCTCACCTGGATGTTGCTGGCGCTGATTGCGGTGGTGACGGTTTCTATTTTCTTTGCGCATAACGGCTTTTTGCTGTTTAAGCTCAAGTCGTACAGCCAGATTTTTTCCAGTGATGTGTCCGGAGTTGCGCTTAAACGCTTCTTCTATTTCTTCCTGCCGGCGATGCTGGTGGTGTTCTTCCTCAAACCCAATCCGCAGCGCTGGCTGTTTTTCCTGGTGAGTACCGTCGCATTTGGCCTGCTGACGTACATCATCGTCGGCGGGACGCGCGCGAATATTATCATCGCGTTCGCACTGTTTTTGTTTATCGGCATTGTACGCGGCTGGATTAGTTTGTGGATGCTGGCGGCGGCAGGCGTACTGGGTATCGTTGGTATGTTCTGGCTGGCACTTAAACGCTACGGATTGAATGTCAGCGGCCCTGAGGCGATTTACACGTTCCTTTATCTGACGCGTGATACGTTCTCGCCATGGGAAAATCTGGGGCTGTTGCTGCAAAATTACGACAAAATTAGTTTTCAGGGGCTGGCGCCTATTGTCCGTGATTTCTACGTCTTTATCCCCGGCTGGCTGTGGCATGACCGTCCGGGCGTAGTGCTCAACACGGCCAACTATTTCACCTGGGATGTGCTCGACAACCATTCCGGTCTGGCCATTTCGCCGACGCTAATTGGCTCACTGGTTGTGATGGGCGGCGTTTGGTTTATCCCGCTTGGCGCAGTGGCTGTGGGCATGATCATTAAATGGTTCGACTGGCTTTATGAAAAAGGCAAAGCCGGCACCAACATTTATAAGGCCGCCATTTTGCAAAGTTTTTGCTTTGGTGCTGTGTTCAATATGATCGTACTTGCCCGCGAAGGCGTGGATTCCTTTTTCTCGCGGGTGGTGTTTTTCTGTGTCGTATTCGGCGCCTGCCTGATTGTC is a window of Rahnella aceris DNA encoding:
- the wecB gene encoding non-hydrolyzing UDP-N-acetylglucosamine 2-epimerase, which translates into the protein MKVLTIFGTRPEAIKMAPLVLALSQDAAFESKVCVTAQHREMLDQVLRLFEITPDYDLNIMKPGQGLTEITSRILTGLKPVLDEFRPDIVLVHGDTTTTLSASLAAFYHQIPVGHVEAGLRTGDLSSPWPEEGNRLLTGHLAKWHFAPTENASANLQRENIAGENIFVTGNTVIDALLWVRDRFNSDASLAQQLADNYPFLDVNKKLILVTGHRRESFGEGFERICSALAEIACKHPDVQIVYPVHLNPNVSEPVNRILQSIDNIVLIDPQDYLPFVYLMDKAYLILTDSGGVQEEAPSLGKPVLVMRETTERPEAVDAGTVRLVGTNPAKIVEEVNRLLNDENEYNSMSRAHNPYGDGHACRHILDALKNHWVSQ
- the wecC gene encoding UDP-N-acetyl-D-mannosamine dehydrogenase, which encodes MSFNTISVIGLGYIGLPTAAAFASRQKKVVGVDINQHAVETINRGAIHIVEPDLDLLVRQAVDAGFLRAVTQPEPADAFLIAVPTPFKGDHLPDMKFVESAARSLAPVLKKGDLIILESTSPVGATEQMAAWLAEVRPDLSFPQQAGEQSDINIAYCPERVLPGQVMVELIKNDRVIGGMTSVCSRRASDLYNIFLEGECVITHSRTAEMCKLTENSFRDVNIAFANELSLICDAQGINVWELISLANRHPRVNILQPGPGVGGHCIAVDPWFIVAQNPELARIIRTAREVNDSKPHWVVERVKAALADCLTTTGKRAADIKIACFGLAFKPNIDDLRESPAVEVTHLIADWHAGETWAVEPNVHQLPASLADKVTLHPLDRALEEADLLVMLVDHKPFKAIPADQVRQSWIVDTKGVWR
- the rffC gene encoding dTDP-4-amino-4,6-dideoxy-D-galactose acyltransferase; amino-acid sequence: MDCGYQRRMAINLPLHGNIAPLEWESDFFQLNSARLTPEASAGEITPQRLEQYALVQSKVDASQTHTLDALSALGFRLAEGETDICVAVTTQDNALMAGRLAVPDNIADVTAIARQAFHLSRFRAPWYQPDDSARFYAMWSEKAVLGTFDHLCLWADDEQGNALGFVTLRRISQDEARIGLLAVRPEYQGQGAGKKLMAAAKKWCAEQGVSRMYVATQTGNIAALNLYLASGGKVIRTAYWLYR
- the rffA gene encoding dTDP-4-amino-4,6-dideoxygalactose transaminase, with the translated sequence MIPFNAPPIAGTEIDFMREAMNSGKLCGDGGFTLRCQKWFEQRFNCPKVLLTPSCTASLEMAALLLDIQPGDEVIMPSFTFVSTANAFVLRGAKIVFVDVRPDTMNIDETLIEAAITEKTKVIVPVHYAGVACEMDTIMALAEKHHLFVVEDAAQGVMSTYKGKALGTIGHIGCFSFHETKNYTAGGEGGATLINDPALIDRAEIIREKGTNRSQFFRGQVDKYTWRDIGSSYLMSDLQAAYLWGNLDAAEKINQRRLAIWNQYYEVLQDLADAGRIQLPSVPQDCVQNAHMFYVRLNDIDDRDAFIRHMKAADILTVFHYIPLHACPAGENFGRFAGVDRFTTKESERLVRLPLFYNMTDDTQRVVIAAMLQYFA
- the wzxE gene encoding lipid III flippase WzxE codes for the protein MSLAKASVWTAGSTLIKIGAGLLVVKLLAVTFGPEGVGQAGNFRQLVTVLGVLSGAGIFNGITKYVAEYHQDPERLKAVLGTSSSLILGFSTLLATIFLLAAGPISVGLFGHDRYQAVVRAVAFIQMGIAYANYFQAILKGYRDAMGNALAVIGGSLIGLLAYLLCFKLGGYEGALAGLALVPALVILPAGGMVWRRKSFPLAYLKPGWDRFIASHLGKFTLMALITSVTLPVAYVMMRNLLAEHYSWKDVGIWQGVSSISDAYLQFITASFSVYLLPTLSRMTDKRDVSREIVKSLKFVLPAVAAVSFTVWLLRDFAIWLLFSTQFIAMRDLFAWQLVGDVLKVGSYVFGYLVIARASLRFYVLTEISQFALLTGFSHWLIPIRGSLGAAQAYMATYVVYFALCCTVFVIYRRRA